The Nicotiana tomentosiformis chromosome 9, ASM39032v3, whole genome shotgun sequence genome contains the following window.
gcctcaatttttggccaaaagtgtttttggccccaaaaaagcacttttggcccaaaaataaggttggccaaacaggctataactCTAGTACCCTTCCCCTACAATTAACTCAATTGCAGTTACTTTTTTTCAAACTAACTCTAGTCTAGAAAGCTAAAAAAAACTCAAAATTCATGATAGCCTATTATTACACTTCTTCAAAAAGCAAATAGGTTACAATTGAAGAACAATTGACTCAAACTAAGCAAGTAAAAAATTTCATCATCTTCGCTTTTTGGAACAAGTTCTTTAGTCTAGTAGCTTGAATGTCTGAAAACACCTTGCTATGAGTTGCTATTTGCTTTGAACAAATTATGTGTTTGTTTGAGTCTTGAATAACAATAATAGTGGTGTTGGCCGAAATGCTTTTTCAAAACCTAAAGTAATTTGGTCACCTCCTTAAGGAAAATAAATCCCAAAAggattctgttttgatttccttAACCAACTCCTTCACGTGTAATTTTTTCATGTTGAACACGAATTTCTTCTGCTAATATTTCCCTTTTAGACCACGAACACAATCTTTCCATTATTAGACGGAATTGTATTTCGAGTCCAACTTGCACCAGGAGACGTCCTTCAGCTTCAGATCAATAGTCTTCAAGCAACCTGGTTCTTGTGCAATCGTTTGTAAATCATCAAAACTAATTTAGCTCATCTCAATATCATTGTAATGGTTGTTCAATTATTTGAATTGCTCTGGTCAATTCCTTGCTTCaaatgacaacaacaacaacaacccagtataatcccactagtgaggtctggggagagtagtgtgtacacagaccttacccctacctggagtagagaggctgtttccgaaagaccctcggctccctccctccaaccCACTCCCCACTCTTGCTTCAAATGACAGAATATTAATTAAGAAACTTTGCAAGCTACTGTAGTTACTGGCACTAGTACACAAATTCAATCAAAATAATGACAACAAAATCCCATGTCTTATTGGCGCTTTTCACAATGTTTTACCAATCAAAGGGAATGCAAACTGGAAAAATCCATCAATTCAACAGTACAAATATACATGGTATTTATTTGAGTTAGGACTTCCTTACAGCCTAATGGAACCTATGTAATGGAAACCAGGAAATGTTATGACCACTCACAGCACTGCAACTTTGTAATGAAGCTGAATTCCTGTAGTAAAAGTGTGAAGAGTTGCACAAATCCTCACAATAATGTATTTAAAAGAATGAAAAGATTACTTATATACATCTATTTACAAACATATACACCAAAAGAATAATCAAACACGTGGTACATATCTTTTCACTGATCACCTAAAAGACTGGGCATCCTTTAACCACAACCCCTTCAGCAGTTGGACAAGAAGCCAAGGGACATCGATCCGCATCACTTCCCCACCAATCAAGGCGAACGTGCTGCATTCCCAAGCATAAGTACAACAATACCCCCATGAATGCTAATCCAGCATCTAGTGCCCCTGATAAAACATAATTGTGACGACTCCACAGTTTCTGATAGTATCTATAAACAACAAATCCAGAAATAAAAGCTATGATGATCCAGCTGTTATAGTTTACAGAAGTAGCTGGCGGCATGTTGATTATCCCGGCTAATAGTACAGGCACTGTAATTAACCTGATCCACTGCTGGTTAGGGAAACTCTTATGTGCAATCCAAACAATGACTGGAGCTATAGCTCCAAATAAGAAAGCCCAATTCAGGGCAGAGTAATGGCCAAGATTTCCAAAAATTCTTTGAGGCCCAATCAAACCCCAGATGACTGAGGCATCATAAAATACATGATCACCTGGGCAAGTCCACGGGCTTCCAGGAGGAAGCAAAGCCCGGTCACAAATATCTGGGACGGTTTCCATAAGCCACCATGCTGTTCCAAGATGCACCAAAGCTGATATCAAAGTTCCAACAACCTGATTGAAGAGTTCAACGCACAAAGATTACACTTTGTAGGACTACTCACTCAGCGAGATACTCAAGCAGAAGGAAAGAAAAAGCCAACCTGAGCCATAAACATTGCCCTAGGAGGAATCTTCATATAATGTCCAAGCTTCAAGTCTTGTAAAAAGGTTAGTCCTTGTTTCATGCTGATATATCCGTACACCTTAAAGCACATGTTAGCTACTGGATACCCGGGGTACAAGTACCCAATTATGTACTCTGTGATCACATTCAAACCAGGAGTCTGCGCAAAAAGATATTGGAAGTTACAACCACAAAGAAATTCAAGTGGTGTTCGAATGGAAGATAGCTTATATGATTACAAACAACTATGAAATATAGCATGTTACTTGGTTTGTAGTGGCAGTGATGACTCCAACAGGAAGGGTGAAAAAGAAAGCAAGACTGCACGCCAGCAAGACACCCCACCATGGTAATTGGAGCTGCGTTTTGTAATATTCACATATAAACACAGTTGCAGCGATATTTACAAGAAGAATGCTTAAAAACCACCATTCAGGAACTTGCTTGTATTTTCTCATGAGCTTTGTGTGAATATCCATTTTCTTCTCTTGGAAAGCAGACTTGCTCATCTGCCATAGATCTCTACATCTCAAAATTGAATGAGTTAATAATTGTTGTCGTGTGCACTAAAGGTAAAACTAGCTCAATACGCACATTGGGAACACAGTATAACAATGCACAGTTCCACCTATCTTTATTTTTTTACATTAGGAACATAGGGGTTTTTGCCTTTTGCTTCCCTTAACAAgatgaagagaaaaagaaaatcatttAGTAAAGGTTTAGGGAAAACCCCTTTCTAAATCAAGCAGGGAAAAGCCCTTTTACAGATGTATGAGCATTTATGTGTCAAATGTCTGATTCTTTCTGTTTTAAATGTTTCAGTACATAGATTACTACATCAACAAATGTTATTTTTGCGATATCTATCATTATATTAGTTGTAAAGGCTATACTTACTCCTAAAACATCACAAATGTtgttttctttttgctttttaaTCTTTAGACAAAATTTAGATGTGAATCAGTAGCACCAAAAGTACATTATAACATTGTAGAAATATAGACATAGAGACTCAGATAGATAGAGTAGAATATAGACAAAGAGATACAGAGATACACATAAATAGGCATCCAACCTGCAAAAATTATCATTTGTCCAATATTGCAACGTACCGTCCATGGAAGAGGAAGACATGAACAACTGTGGCACTGAGGCAGGCAAAGCTGAATGCATAAGTCATTGAAAAGAAAGTGCTGAGATAGAGGCGACCCTCACGGTCGTATGCATTGAAATCAATATGGAAGTTTGGATCTATAATGGCCGAAATGTTGTATTTTTGACCATCTGATGTGAAGAGTCCATCTGAGAATATTGGAAAAGTTTTGGCTTTGTACACATTGAACCAATACATAAAAGGTGTAACAACATACATTATGAGAAAATATCCAACAGCAATGTTTGCAGTAGCGAACCACGGGCTAGCTAATGGACTTCCAAGATAAGAGGATATACTCGACCAGTCGAGTCCAATGGCACCTATTCCAAGACCATGAAGTCCAGAACCCAACTGTTGGGCAAGGACAGAAGCTGGGAATAACCAACATAGCCAGGAAAGGGAACTTAGCATTGGGAAAAGGTAACCAGGAAACACATAGTAAGCAAAGCTACATAAAAAGGCAATGAGGAAGAACTGGTTTCTTGTCATTTCATTCTTGGCTCTCTCTTCTTTTTCATGAAGTGCCCTGCAATTCAGAAGTGAAAACATTTATTAGATTATTAATCCATTACATCCGCTGCAACAGTATAATGTGTGTTTAAAGTTCTCTCCTAAATACCACATATTTTAATGCATGAAGGGAGGTCAAGAACATCAATAAAAGCCAGTACAGGGGGTTAGAACAGTGCTTTTTTaaattagaaggaaaaaaaaagatcAAAGACTTTTGGCTTCAGTAATATCATGTTTAACTTAAATTGATCATTTCCTGAACTACTGGAACGTAGTTAAATGCCAACAAAAACCtcttacttttctttcttttttaatttgaACATCTTTCTAAATTTAGAGACAATTAACTTTAAAATTCGGACTTTGTTTATGATTGTTTTTCTGTGAAAATAGtatgggctagccagttttcggactggtaatcgaaaaatagccagcgtttgcaaagtcattaaaaaatagccactatttttgctgaaacacggaaagttcccagcatattatgttggaactccagcacattatgaaattccaaCACCATGTGCTGGAAtatcatatgtaaaaaattcgaactctaacatattatgctggaattttttcggattttaagggtgtttttgttcagattttatcgttacatgaaaaatggctaaatttcgattacttttgaaactatgcTATTTTTCATTACCAATTgtaaatctaatttttttttttgtttttccttctttcttaaaTCTCGCATCCGATTACACAAGGTCACATAATATGAGATAGAGGGAGTAAGAATTTTCCACAAACAAATGATAATATTGTAGAATCTCTTCCCACATAAGATATGCCAATGATTCCACTACTTAGTTCATCCCACGTGGCAAAATCCCAATTGATGTCCCAACATATTGGAAAGTTAAACACGATACTTTGAGTGGACTGGCACGTACCTGAAAAGAGAAACCTGAACGAGATTGTGGGGCCACCACATAGCCGCGGGCTCCACCAAATACCTCCGAAAAATCCCGGCCCATCCAAAGCCCAAAACCTGAGTCGTTAGAACAACAATCAACGATACCCAGAAAGTCAACGTCCTCTTGTAAAAAACCTTGACCGCACTAACAATGTGAATCGCATACGGATTTCCAGCACCAGAATTAGCAAAAATCGTAATTAAAACATGCTCTTTAACATTAAACGGTCCTGGATTTAACGTAAATTCGAATTTTCTTCCTTTGAAGAAAACTCGATTCGGGATTAAAAAAGCCATAAGGTGACCCAGAGGTACGA
Protein-coding sequences here:
- the LOC104088842 gene encoding oligopeptide transporter 7-like, which codes for MVDYQEISAPLIEKQKQKKISSVHDSDGISSSSQSSPFEEENSPIEQVALTVPITDEPSLPVVTFRMWILGTLACILLSFLNQFFWFRREPLSISSISAQIAVVPLGHLMAFLIPNRVFFKGRKFEFTLNPGPFNVKEHVLITIFANSGAGNPYAIHIVSAVKVFYKRTLTFWVSLIVVLTTQVLGFGWAGIFRRYLVEPAAMWWPHNLVQVSLFRALHEKEERAKNEMTRNQFFLIAFLCSFAYYVFPGYLFPMLSSLSWLCWLFPASVLAQQLGSGLHGLGIGAIGLDWSSISSYLGSPLASPWFATANIAVGYFLIMYVVTPFMYWFNVYKAKTFPIFSDGLFTSDGQKYNISAIIDPNFHIDFNAYDREGRLYLSTFFSMTYAFSFACLSATVVHVFLFHGRDLWQMSKSAFQEKKMDIHTKLMRKYKQVPEWWFLSILLVNIAATVFICEYYKTQLQLPWWGVLLACSLAFFFTLPVGVITATTNQTPGLNVITEYIIGYLYPGYPVANMCFKVYGYISMKQGLTFLQDLKLGHYMKIPPRAMFMAQVVGTLISALVHLGTAWWLMETVPDICDRALLPPGSPWTCPGDHVFYDASVIWGLIGPQRIFGNLGHYSALNWAFLFGAIAPVIVWIAHKSFPNQQWIRLITVPVLLAGIINMPPATSVNYNSWIIIAFISGFVVYRYYQKLWSRHNYVLSGALDAGLAFMGVLLYLCLGMQHVRLDWWGSDADRCPLASCPTAEGVVVKGCPVF